A single region of the Anaerococcus urinomassiliensis genome encodes:
- a CDS encoding G5 domain-containing protein, with protein sequence MDKKLLAVLISTSVVLGAHSVSSADAEAPAEAVAADASTTEVDGIAEADTVNEEENLGTETTPEEATGVESDVDMGDENQVTDENGNDAGGNTNIEVYAADEDALIDKIIIELEKVGINPYPWTNKEKASFDDRAIKDGTVVEITDGNVKEVIDIKTADKETIRELEKKLNEDKVEINIVEAEEGENNRGKKYTTSEEAGEDTDTTIDRRIKIFQLFNPDLKVVDQDGKTLDLNTKAIVYWDANTAEGMTLKDGTLPNNRRNRMQRNNEGKIYVDGKPLGIGSIVKSGDTEYEVINFSSDAVNGTTIQFKEYEAKPEDKITTETEIEKREIPFIVTEIKRDDLPEGYREVVRAGFNGYHIVRVTRIYVNGVEDESKRTSEIVVTRPAEEEIVLVGTKKDEGTPLTPLEPSEDATSVDYKFEYTDFKEERIANPELKVGEERIIQVGSAGYTLYKVVLDGNGEEISREKVAERMAQNHIVEYGTKKVEDDKCAFPLIPLTPAKEIEEDKSETPLIPLTPAEEIEEKCENSLIPLIPGKEIEKFEIPAADEKPILEPKVESITEKNKEVDKLIGEINKGITEISNVLLENENKQEEVKDNKKESEKDIRDQDSLKEKPLEEGVEAIKVPKVNKNDKEVKTIKSATKATNPKTGIAGLTHIAAILSASIVGLTASKKRK encoded by the coding sequence ATGGATAAAAAATTATTAGCTGTACTAATTTCTACCTCTGTAGTACTAGGAGCACATAGTGTTTCTAGTGCTGATGCAGAGGCACCAGCAGAAGCTGTAGCTGCAGATGCGAGCACTACAGAAGTTGATGGAATCGCAGAAGCGGACACAGTAAATGAAGAAGAAAATTTAGGAACGGAAACAACACCGGAAGAAGCTACAGGAGTTGAATCTGATGTGGATATGGGAGATGAAAACCAAGTAACAGATGAAAATGGAAATGATGCTGGTGGAAATACAAATATTGAAGTCTACGCTGCTGATGAAGATGCCTTAATTGACAAAATAATCATAGAGCTAGAAAAAGTTGGCATAAATCCTTATCCATGGACTAATAAAGAAAAGGCTAGTTTTGATGATAGGGCAATCAAAGACGGTACAGTAGTAGAAATTACCGATGGAAATGTTAAAGAAGTTATTGACATAAAGACTGCTGACAAAGAGACTATTAGAGAATTAGAAAAAAAATTAAATGAAGACAAAGTTGAGATAAATATAGTAGAGGCAGAAGAAGGCGAAAATAACCGCGGTAAAAAATATACTACCAGTGAAGAAGCAGGAGAGGATACTGATACCACAATTGACCGTCGTATAAAAATCTTCCAACTCTTCAACCCAGACCTCAAAGTTGTTGACCAAGATGGTAAGACTCTTGATCTAAATACTAAAGCCATTGTTTACTGGGATGCCAACACTGCAGAAGGAATGACATTAAAAGATGGAACGCTTCCAAACAATCGTAGAAATAGGATGCAAAGAAACAATGAGGGCAAAATTTACGTTGATGGTAAACCTCTAGGGATAGGTAGTATTGTAAAATCCGGAGATACAGAATATGAAGTAATCAACTTCTCATCGGATGCTGTCAATGGTACAACTATTCAATTTAAAGAATATGAAGCTAAACCAGAAGATAAAATTACAACAGAAACAGAAATTGAGAAAAGAGAAATACCTTTTATAGTTACTGAAATCAAGAGAGATGACCTTCCAGAAGGTTATAGAGAAGTTGTAAGAGCTGGATTTAATGGTTATCATATTGTTAGAGTTACAAGAATATATGTAAATGGTGTTGAAGACGAGTCAAAAAGAACTTCTGAAATTGTAGTAACAAGACCAGCTGAAGAAGAAATAGTATTAGTTGGTACAAAAAAAGATGAAGGAACTCCATTAACTCCACTAGAACCTTCTGAAGATGCTACAAGTGTTGATTACAAATTCGAATATACAGACTTCAAAGAAGAAAGAATAGCAAATCCAGAACTAAAAGTAGGCGAGGAAAGAATAATCCAAGTTGGTTCTGCTGGATATACCCTATACAAGGTCGTTCTAGATGGAAATGGTGAAGAAATTAGCAGGGAAAAAGTTGCTGAACGTATGGCTCAAAACCATATTGTAGAATATGGAACAAAAAAAGTAGAAGATGATAAGTGCGCATTCCCACTTATTCCACTAACACCAGCCAAAGAGATTGAAGAAGATAAGAGCGAAACTCCACTTATTCCTCTAACACCAGCAGAAGAAATAGAAGAAAAATGTGAAAATTCTTTAATTCCACTAATCCCTGGAAAAGAAATTGAGAAATTTGAAATTCCAGCAGCTGATGAAAAGCCAATACTTGAACCAAAAGTAGAAAGTATTACCGAAAAGAATAAGGAAGTTGATAAGCTGATAGGAGAAATTAACAAAGGCATTACAGAAATCTCTAATGTACTTTTGGAAAATGAAAATAAACAAGAAGAAGTAAAAGATAATAAAAAAGAAAGTGAAAAAGATATAAGAGATCAAGATTCTCTTAAAGAAAAACCTTTAGAAGAAGGTGTAGAGGCTATAAAAGTTCCAAAAGTTAATAAAAATGATAAAGAAGTAAAAACAATAAAGTCCGCTACTAAAGCTACCAATCCAAAAACTGGTATTGCAGGCTTGACTCACATTGCAGCCATTCTAAGTGCGTCAATTGTTGGCTTAACTGCTAGCAAAAAACGTAAATAA
- a CDS encoding NAD(P)/FAD-dependent oxidoreductase: protein MTDYDVIVVGAGAAGAFMAYEFKKLNTDKKVLVIDGGRKVHGRTCPITEGKVDHCIGCKPCNIMYGFGGAGTLSDGKYNITTNFGGDLHQYIGEKKAMELMEYVDSVLMEFDGGNELELYSTDKNDLKTKCLRYDLHLLDAKVRHFGTERNKVILQRIYDYIKDDIDFKFMSMVTDVYYKDGQYSVKTDDGKTYACKDLVLASGRSGSKWVSEICDKFNITTKKNRVDIGVRVEVPAEVFKHITDDVYEAKIMYQTKQYNDVVRTFCMNPYGQVVTENTNGILTVNGHSYTDPKLRTENTNFALLVTNRFTEPFEDSNEYGESIAKVSNMLGGGVLMQRFGDLVKGRRSSERRMAKSFTNPTLNATAGDLSLVMPKRQLDDIIEMIYQLDKIAPGMANDDTLLYGIEVKFYNSVVDVDDKFETSQKGLYCLGDGSGVTHSLSQASASGVEMARILNGEN from the coding sequence ATGACTGATTATGATGTTATTGTTGTAGGTGCAGGCGCTGCTGGCGCTTTTATGGCCTACGAATTTAAAAAACTAAATACTGATAAAAAAGTCTTAGTCATAGATGGAGGTAGGAAGGTTCACGGGAGAACTTGTCCTATCACAGAGGGTAAAGTTGACCATTGTATAGGCTGTAAGCCTTGCAATATAATGTATGGCTTTGGTGGAGCGGGCACTTTATCTGATGGTAAGTACAATATAACAACTAACTTTGGTGGAGATTTACACCAATATATAGGCGAAAAAAAGGCCATGGAACTTATGGAATATGTAGACTCAGTTCTCATGGAATTTGATGGTGGAAACGAACTAGAGTTATATTCTACAGACAAAAATGATTTAAAAACTAAGTGTCTAAGATATGACCTTCACTTGCTTGATGCCAAGGTTCGCCACTTCGGTACAGAAAGAAACAAGGTAATCTTACAAAGAATCTACGACTATATAAAAGATGACATAGATTTTAAATTTATGTCAATGGTCACAGATGTCTACTATAAGGATGGTCAGTATTCTGTGAAAACAGATGATGGTAAGACCTATGCTTGCAAGGACCTCGTTCTTGCATCTGGAAGGTCTGGTTCAAAATGGGTATCTGAAATTTGTGACAAATTCAATATAACAACCAAGAAAAACAGGGTGGATATTGGAGTTCGTGTAGAAGTTCCTGCTGAAGTTTTCAAGCATATAACAGATGATGTTTACGAAGCAAAGATAATGTACCAAACCAAACAATATAACGATGTGGTAAGGACATTTTGTATGAATCCATATGGTCAGGTTGTTACAGAAAACACCAATGGTATTCTAACAGTAAACGGCCACTCATACACAGATCCTAAGTTAAGAACAGAAAATACCAACTTTGCTCTTTTAGTTACCAATAGATTTACAGAACCATTTGAAGATTCAAATGAATATGGTGAATCAATAGCAAAGGTCTCAAACATGCTAGGTGGAGGAGTGCTAATGCAAAGATTTGGAGATTTGGTAAAGGGACGTAGGTCATCAGAAAGACGTATGGCAAAATCATTTACCAATCCAACCCTAAATGCTACAGCAGGTGATCTTTCCCTAGTTATGCCAAAAAGACAGCTTGATGATATCATAGAGATGATTTATCAACTAGACAAAATTGCTCCAGGTATGGCAAATGACGACACGCTATTATATGGTATAGAAGTCAAATTCTACAACTCCGTAGTAGATGTGGATGATAAATTTGAAACATCACAAAAAGGCCTATACTGCCTAGGAGATGGATCGGGCGTAACCCATTCCCTATCCCAAGCATCTGCATCTGGCGTAGAGATGGCAAGAATCCTAAATGGAGAAAATTAA
- a CDS encoding alpha/beta hydrolase: MKYFYEQISKKDGIVLRGVVNTPDDFDKNKKYPTVIMYHGFGGDRDGRTWMRIQNAKHLTQRGYIVVRFDFSGTNESDGNFYDMTVTRELYEANMIYDFTKMRSYVDKDRIYLIGHSLGGVISTLIGAKINPRAIALLAPASDMNNIDYLKLAVQIRVEDEYDNLSEIEKIKKIKDLEDFDIGGEKLHRRFWLDFFRYDIYEAAEKYKGNVLILRGNQDELVFKDSNEKLNKAFPHSKYEEIDGADHSFTNYDHRQIIFDKMYEFFEENK; the protein is encoded by the coding sequence GTGAAATATTTTTACGAGCAAATTTCAAAAAAAGATGGCATAGTCCTAAGGGGAGTGGTAAATACTCCGGATGATTTTGATAAAAATAAAAAATATCCAACTGTCATAATGTATCACGGTTTTGGTGGTGATAGGGATGGTAGAACTTGGATGAGGATTCAAAACGCCAAACATTTGACCCAAAGAGGTTATATTGTCGTAAGGTTTGATTTTTCTGGGACTAATGAGTCCGATGGAAACTTCTATGATATGACTGTAACAAGAGAGCTATACGAAGCAAATATGATTTATGATTTCACAAAAATGAGGTCATATGTAGATAAGGATAGGATTTATCTCATTGGCCATTCTCTTGGAGGAGTTATATCAACACTAATAGGAGCAAAAATTAATCCAAGAGCCATAGCCCTACTTGCACCAGCAAGTGATATGAACAACATTGACTATCTAAAACTTGCAGTCCAAATTAGGGTAGAAGACGAATATGATAACTTAAGTGAAATAGAGAAGATTAAAAAAATCAAAGACCTTGAAGATTTCGATATAGGTGGAGAGAAGCTTCACAGGAGATTTTGGTTGGACTTCTTTAGGTACGATATCTACGAAGCTGCAGAAAAATACAAGGGCAATGTCCTAATACTAAGGGGTAACCAAGATGAGCTTGTTTTTAAAGATTCAAATGAGAAGTTAAACAAAGCTTTCCCACACTCTAAATACGAAGAAATCGACGGAGCAGATCATTCATTTACCAACTACGACCACAGGCAAATAATATTTGATAAAATGTATGAATTCTTTGAAGAGAATAAGTAA
- a CDS encoding ACT domain-containing protein, which translates to MKAILTVIGNDQEGIIYKISKVLYEYNINILDLSQTIMENQFVGMFNIDFTKSEADFAEIKKAFDKLADANNLEIRIQNEKLFDAMHRI; encoded by the coding sequence ATGAAAGCTATACTAACAGTCATAGGAAATGACCAAGAAGGAATTATCTATAAAATTTCTAAAGTTTTATATGAATACAATATCAATATCCTTGATCTAAGCCAAACTATAATGGAAAATCAATTTGTAGGAATGTTTAATATCGACTTTACAAAGTCAGAGGCAGACTTTGCTGAGATTAAGAAGGCCTTTGATAAGCTAGCCGATGCGAACAATCTCGAAATAAGAATCCAAAACGAAAAGCTCTTTGACGCTATGCACAGGATTTAA
- a CDS encoding PFL family protein, producing the protein MDKNNIIETIKMLDEENLDIRTLTMGISLFDCIDKDYKKACDKIYDKILIESKDFIKTSKEVSAIYGVPIINNRISVTPISLIAAATDLDDYTPFAECLDRAAKDVGVDFIGGFSVLVQKGMTKADEILIKSIPKAISTTDLVCSSVNVGSTKAGINMDAVAMCGEVVKDLAEKTKDTDALGCAKLVIFSNAVEDNPFMAGAFHGVSEADTVINVGVSGPGVVKAAISGKDDLPINEICEIIKKTAFKITRMGELVARDVCDRLGKSFGILDLSLAPTPAIGDSVGRILEEIGIDNVGGHGTVAALALLNDAVKKGGLMASASVGGLSGAFIPVSEDEAMIKAVDVGHLTFDKLEAMTSVCSVGLDMIAIPGSTSSATISAMIADEAAIGMINAKTTAVRIIPVPEKEVGDYAEFGGLLGYAPIIDIGNSNSDKMIKRGGHIPAPVHSFKN; encoded by the coding sequence ATGGATAAGAATAATATTATTGAAACAATCAAAATGCTAGATGAGGAAAATCTCGACATCAGGACCCTTACTATGGGTATTTCCCTTTTTGATTGTATAGACAAAGATTATAAAAAAGCATGTGATAAAATTTATGATAAAATCTTAATAGAAAGCAAGGACTTTATCAAGACTTCTAAGGAAGTCTCTGCAATATATGGTGTGCCAATCATTAATAATAGGATATCTGTTACACCAATTTCTCTTATTGCGGCAGCGACAGACCTTGACGATTACACTCCATTTGCCGAATGCCTCGACAGGGCGGCCAAGGACGTTGGAGTAGACTTTATAGGGGGCTTTTCTGTCCTAGTTCAAAAGGGCATGACCAAGGCTGATGAGATTTTGATTAAATCTATCCCTAAGGCCATATCGACTACCGACCTGGTATGTTCAAGTGTAAATGTAGGATCAACTAAGGCAGGAATCAACATGGATGCTGTAGCCATGTGCGGGGAGGTCGTAAAAGATTTGGCAGAAAAAACTAAGGATACAGATGCCCTAGGATGTGCCAAGCTTGTAATATTCTCAAATGCCGTAGAGGATAATCCCTTCATGGCAGGAGCATTCCACGGAGTAAGTGAGGCCGATACAGTAATTAATGTCGGAGTTTCTGGACCTGGAGTAGTAAAGGCAGCAATTTCAGGCAAGGATGATCTTCCGATCAATGAAATCTGTGAGATTATCAAAAAGACAGCCTTTAAAATCACTAGGATGGGCGAGCTTGTAGCAAGAGATGTCTGCGATAGACTTGGCAAGAGCTTCGGAATCCTTGATCTATCCCTAGCTCCAACTCCAGCAATTGGCGATTCTGTAGGAAGAATCTTAGAAGAGATTGGAATAGATAATGTAGGGGGACACGGAACAGTTGCAGCCCTAGCCCTACTCAATGACGCTGTAAAAAAGGGCGGTCTTATGGCAAGTGCCTCTGTCGGAGGACTTTCTGGTGCCTTTATACCAGTGAGCGAAGATGAAGCGATGATTAAAGCAGTAGATGTAGGACATTTGACCTTTGACAAGCTAGAAGCCATGACCTCTGTTTGCTCTGTTGGTCTTGACATGATTGCAATCCCTGGCTCTACAAGCTCAGCTACAATTTCTGCCATGATTGCAGATGAGGCGGCAATAGGAATGATAAATGCAAAAACAACTGCAGTTAGAATAATCCCAGTTCCAGAAAAGGAAGTTGGAGATTATGCCGAGTTCGGTGGACTTTTAGGCTATGCACCAATTATAGATATAGGAAATTCAAATTCAGATAAAATGATCAAAAGAGGCGGCCACATACCAGCCCCTGTTCACTCATTCAAAAACTAA
- a CDS encoding peptidylprolyl isomerase produces MENKNPIVTFEMENGDTFKAELYPEVAPNTVRNFISLISHNFYDGVIFHRVIKGFMIQGGDPEGRGIGGPGYAIKGEFVANGFENNLKHDRGVLSMARSMMPDSAGSQFFVMHKDSPHLDGQYAAFGRVIEGMDTVDKIAETKTDFQDKPKEDQVMKTVTVETLGIDYDEPEIIE; encoded by the coding sequence ATGGAAAACAAAAATCCAATTGTAACATTTGAAATGGAAAATGGAGATACTTTCAAGGCCGAACTCTACCCAGAAGTTGCCCCGAACACAGTAAGAAACTTTATCTCACTTATAAGTCACAATTTCTACGACGGAGTAATCTTTCATAGGGTAATCAAAGGCTTTATGATCCAAGGAGGAGACCCAGAAGGAAGAGGAATTGGCGGTCCTGGCTATGCTATCAAGGGAGAATTTGTTGCAAATGGCTTTGAGAATAACCTAAAACACGACAGAGGAGTTCTCTCCATGGCAAGGTCTATGATGCCAGATAGTGCAGGCAGCCAATTTTTTGTAATGCACAAAGACAGCCCTCACCTAGATGGACAATACGCAGCCTTCGGCAGAGTAATCGAAGGAATGGATACAGTAGATAAGATAGCAGAAACAAAAACTGACTTCCAAGATAAACCAAAAGAAGATCAAGTGATGAAGACAGTAACAGTAGAAACTTTAGGCATAGACTATGATGAGCCTGAGATAATTGAATAA
- the ltrA gene encoding group II intron reverse transcriptase/maturase — MEDKIINQILNPKNMHQAKAKVISNKGAAGIDGISVEEIDEYIKGNWARIRQEIIERRYKPQPVVRVEIPKPNGGKRKLGIPTAMDRIIQQAIVQVLTPIIDEKFSETSYGFRPRRNCQMATTKSLEYLNDGFEWVVDIDLEKFFDKVPQDKLMSIVHEHIKAPDTESLIRKYLKAGIMNKGVYEKSEIGTPQGGNLSPLLSNIMLDKLDKELEARKLRYTRYADDCLIFVRSKAAATRVMYSITRFIEKKLELKVNAEKSKITRPNKIKYLGFGYWKDNKANKWKARVHETSFKRFKNKIKKLTTRKWSVSLEYRIKKINEVTRGWINYFRIADMKSKINRFSKQLRTRLRIICWKTWKAPKKIQWALRKMGIVKDLARLTSYCGNRYHFVATKTCLLRAITKERLSKTGLIDPYDYYISRTCVN; from the coding sequence ATGGAAGATAAAATAATAAATCAAATCCTAAACCCGAAAAACATGCACCAAGCCAAAGCAAAAGTCATATCCAACAAAGGAGCGGCTGGCATAGATGGCATAAGTGTAGAAGAAATAGATGAATACATCAAAGGTAACTGGGCAAGGATAAGACAAGAAATAATCGAAAGACGCTACAAACCACAACCAGTAGTCCGAGTAGAAATTCCAAAACCAAACGGAGGAAAAAGAAAACTCGGAATACCAACAGCAATGGACAGAATAATCCAACAAGCAATCGTACAAGTATTAACACCAATAATCGATGAAAAATTTTCTGAAACAAGCTATGGCTTTAGACCAAGAAGAAACTGTCAAATGGCAACAACAAAAAGCCTAGAATATTTAAATGATGGATTCGAATGGGTAGTAGACATAGACCTAGAAAAATTCTTCGACAAAGTGCCACAAGATAAACTAATGAGCATAGTCCATGAGCATATCAAAGCACCAGACACAGAATCACTAATCAGAAAATACCTAAAAGCGGGAATAATGAACAAAGGCGTATACGAAAAAAGTGAAATAGGAACACCCCAAGGCGGAAACCTATCACCACTCCTAAGCAACATCATGCTAGACAAACTAGACAAAGAGCTAGAAGCAAGAAAACTTAGATACACAAGATACGCAGATGATTGTCTAATATTTGTAAGAAGCAAAGCAGCAGCCACAAGAGTAATGTACTCCATAACAAGATTCATAGAAAAGAAACTTGAACTAAAAGTAAATGCAGAAAAAAGCAAAATAACAAGACCAAATAAAATAAAATATCTAGGATTCGGCTACTGGAAAGACAACAAAGCAAATAAATGGAAAGCACGAGTCCATGAAACATCATTTAAAAGATTCAAAAATAAAATAAAGAAACTAACCACAAGAAAATGGTCAGTATCCTTAGAATACAGAATCAAAAAGATAAATGAAGTAACAAGAGGCTGGATAAATTACTTTAGGATTGCAGATATGAAAAGCAAAATAAATAGATTTAGTAAGCAACTAAGAACCAGACTCAGGATAATCTGTTGGAAAACGTGGAAAGCACCAAAGAAAATACAATGGGCGTTAAGAAAAATGGGAATAGTAAAAGACCTAGCAAGATTAACATCCTATTGTGGAAATAGATACCACTTTGTAGCAACAAAAACCTGCTTATTAAGAGCAATCACAAAAGAAAGATTAAGCAAAACTGGCTTAATTGACCCTTATGATTACTACATAAGCAGGACATGTGTAAATTAA
- a CDS encoding THUMP domain-containing class I SAM-dependent RNA methyltransferase, whose product MTKFMITTSFGLESLVKWQLKDMGYENFKLSDGQIILDTRLDDVGKLNINLREADRVYLILKTFEAKEFDQLFEGIKAINWPDLLDKDSNFIVGARTYKSKLFSVRTIQSISEKAIVESMKTKYKINHFSKSSHRVQIEVSINKNVASVLIDTSGDGLHKRGYREDSVKAPLRENLAAGLVDLSFYNPDRFLFDGFCGSGTILIEAARRARNIAPGIDRSFDFENFIFIDKDCYKEAKKEALDAIDYDVKLNILGSDISGRAISLAKNNAINAGVGEDISFITRDIKSVALKDDYGILISNPPYGKRLSDFDTDDLYKKINDKFKSLDTWSLYFITSDENFDKSFMRKLSKKRKLYNGGQKVDFYQYFGKKPSN is encoded by the coding sequence ATGACTAAATTTATGATTACAACTAGCTTTGGCCTAGAATCTTTGGTTAAATGGCAACTGAAGGATATGGGCTATGAAAATTTCAAGCTTAGTGATGGACAAATCATCTTGGATACTAGACTAGATGATGTAGGAAAACTTAATATTAATCTTAGGGAGGCTGACAGGGTCTATCTTATTCTTAAGACATTTGAGGCAAAAGAGTTTGACCAGCTTTTTGAAGGTATAAAAGCCATCAATTGGCCAGATCTTCTAGACAAAGACTCCAATTTTATTGTGGGTGCTAGGACTTATAAATCAAAACTCTTTTCTGTAAGGACAATCCAATCTATAAGCGAGAAGGCTATAGTTGAATCAATGAAGACTAAGTATAAGATCAATCACTTTAGCAAGTCTTCTCATAGAGTTCAAATTGAAGTTTCTATAAATAAAAATGTGGCAAGTGTTTTAATAGATACATCCGGAGACGGTCTTCACAAACGTGGATATAGGGAAGATTCTGTAAAGGCCCCACTTAGGGAAAACCTGGCAGCAGGACTAGTAGACTTATCTTTCTACAATCCAGATAGATTTTTGTTTGATGGATTTTGTGGATCTGGAACAATACTAATCGAAGCTGCAAGAAGAGCTCGTAACATAGCGCCAGGCATTGATAGGTCCTTTGACTTTGAAAACTTTATTTTTATAGATAAGGATTGTTATAAGGAGGCCAAAAAAGAAGCCCTAGATGCTATTGATTACGATGTAAAACTAAATATCCTCGGTTCAGACATATCTGGCAGGGCAATAAGCCTTGCTAAAAATAATGCCATAAATGCTGGTGTGGGGGAGGATATTTCCTTTATTACAAGAGATATAAAATCTGTGGCTCTAAAGGATGACTATGGGATTTTGATATCAAACCCACCTTATGGTAAGAGACTTTCTGATTTTGACACAGATGATCTTTACAAGAAGATAAATGATAAGTTTAAAAGCTTAGATACTTGGTCCTTGTATTTTATAACAAGTGATGAAAACTTTGATAAGAGCTTTATGAGAAAACTCTCAAAGAAGAGAAAATTGTATAATGGTGGCCAAAAAGTTGATTTTTACCAATATTTTGGCAAGAAACCATCAAATTAA
- a CDS encoding L,D-transpeptidase family protein has protein sequence MTEKNKNDGKKICLSILLFILAIYLIVTVIFSFIALPGTYLNGRDISYASKKEALATSPKNFNLEITGRDDRNLTIKPEDIDYKVELPSQAKIDQNPFVWPVSFITGRKEYYDFEYRVFYNEDKLDKIIDDSKLMNGITEPEDAKIAIENNEFVVKKEIEGNKIDKAKLKKEIIDSINTKNDQIALDDSFYIGPKVRSDSKELQDIVSDSKKINDMSIKFNFNGFDYKLEGSSLIDLMDFTDKGYELNYDKVLAYVSDMAEATNTYGKSRNFNATGIGPIVVGPGVYGFKLDIDATIDKIYELVNQRQSGDIEPVYSNQAYTRTDTGEDIGDTYVELDLSRQRMWFYKNGELIVESDVVTGIPHDGWASNVGVGAIQSKVRDTNLKGQNFDRVTEYDTKVSYWMPTGWDGEGFHDAPWRGAFGGQIYLSNGSHGCYNLPPSVAKILFDNVDPLTPVVVYESSTNYSPAMTY, from the coding sequence TTGACTGAAAAAAATAAAAATGATGGCAAAAAAATATGCCTATCAATACTTTTATTCATATTAGCTATATATTTAATTGTAACAGTAATATTTTCATTTATAGCTCTACCAGGGACATACTTAAACGGTAGGGATATTTCTTATGCATCAAAAAAAGAAGCTTTGGCTACTAGTCCCAAGAATTTTAACCTTGAAATCACAGGTAGAGACGATAGAAATCTTACTATCAAACCAGAAGATATAGACTATAAGGTAGAACTACCTAGCCAAGCAAAAATTGATCAAAATCCTTTTGTATGGCCAGTTTCATTTATTACAGGTAGGAAAGAATACTATGATTTTGAATATAGGGTATTTTACAATGAAGATAAACTTGATAAAATCATAGACGATTCAAAGCTAATGAATGGAATCACAGAACCAGAGGATGCAAAGATTGCCATAGAAAACAATGAATTTGTGGTTAAAAAAGAGATTGAAGGCAATAAAATTGATAAGGCTAAGCTAAAAAAAGAAATTATAGATAGTATAAATACCAAGAACGATCAGATAGCTTTGGACGATAGTTTTTATATAGGACCAAAAGTAAGGTCAGATTCAAAAGAATTGCAAGATATAGTTAGCGATTCAAAGAAAATAAATGATATGTCTATCAAATTTAATTTCAATGGTTTTGACTACAAGCTTGAAGGTTCTAGCCTTATAGATTTGATGGACTTCACAGATAAGGGTTATGAACTAAACTACGATAAGGTCTTAGCCTATGTAAGTGATATGGCAGAGGCTACTAATACCTATGGTAAAAGTCGTAATTTCAACGCCACAGGCATAGGACCAATAGTTGTAGGACCTGGGGTATATGGCTTTAAGTTAGATATAGATGCTACTATTGATAAAATATATGAACTTGTAAATCAAAGACAAAGTGGGGATATTGAGCCAGTATATAGCAACCAAGCCTACACTCGTACTGATACTGGAGAAGATATAGGCGATACCTATGTTGAACTTGACTTATCCCGCCAAAGAATGTGGTTTTACAAAAATGGTGAGCTTATCGTAGAATCTGATGTTGTTACAGGTATTCCTCATGATGGCTGGGCAAGCAATGTCGGTGTAGGAGCTATCCAATCAAAGGTGAGAGATACGAATCTTAAAGGGCAAAATTTTGATAGGGTAACTGAGTATGACACAAAAGTCAGCTATTGGATGCCAACTGGTTGGGATGGTGAAGGATTCCATGATGCACCTTGGAGAGGGGCTTTTGGCGGACAAATCTACCTATCAAATGGATCTCATGGTTGCTATAACCTACCACCATCGGTAGCCAAGATACTTTTTGACAATGTGGACCCACTAACACCAGTTGTAGTTTATGAATCAAGTACCAACTATTCACCAGCTATGACTTATTAG